From the genome of Pukyongia salina, one region includes:
- a CDS encoding CAL67264 family membrane protein yields MNKNTVLAWATFIMIVVGIGLIVLGAFKYEDVAGWGFASVGIGFFAIAWVFNALKGRV; encoded by the coding sequence ATGAATAAAAATACAGTTTTAGCCTGGGCCACATTTATTATGATCGTCGTTGGGATTGGCCTGATTGTTCTTGGAGCCTTTAAATATGAAGATGTTGCCGGTTGGGGATTTGCCTCGGTGGGAATAGGTTTTTTTGCGATCGCCTGGGTTTTTAATGCCCTCAAAGGCCGGGTATAG
- the ettA gene encoding energy-dependent translational throttle protein EttA gives MSDDKKVIFSMSGVSKTYQNAQTPVLKNIYLSFFYGAKIGILGLNGSGKSTLLKIIAGLDKNHQGDVVFAPGYTVGYLEQEPQLDESKTVIEIVKEGVADVVGILDEYNKINDMFGLPEVYENPDKMQELMDKQAKLQDQIDASNAWELDTKLEIAMDALRTPEADKPISVLSGGERRRVALCRLLLQEPDVLLLDEPTNHLDAESVHWLEHHLAQYKGTVIAVTHDRYFLDNVAGWILELDRGEGIPWKGNYSSWLEQKSKRLEQEQKQASKRQKTLERELEWVRMAPKGRQAKQKARLSNYEKLASADQKQLDEKLEIYIPNGPRLGTNVIEAKGVSKAYGDKLLYEDLNFKLPQAGIVGIIGPNGAGKTTIFKMIMGEETPDKGTFEVGDTAKLAYVDQAHSNIDPNKTIWENFSDSQELIMMGGRQVNSRAYLSRFNFSGSEQNKKVSMLSGGERNRLHLAMTLKEEGNVLLLDEPTNDLDVNTLRALEEGLDNFAGCAVIISHDRWFLDRICTHILAFEGNSQVYFFEGGFSDYEENKKKRLGGDLLPKRIKYKKLIR, from the coding sequence ATGTCCGACGATAAGAAAGTTATCTTCTCCATGTCCGGGGTTTCGAAGACCTATCAAAATGCACAAACTCCGGTATTAAAAAATATCTACTTAAGTTTTTTCTACGGTGCCAAGATTGGGATTTTAGGTCTCAACGGAAGCGGTAAATCCACTTTACTTAAGATCATCGCAGGGCTGGATAAGAACCACCAGGGCGATGTTGTATTCGCACCCGGCTATACGGTAGGATATCTGGAACAGGAACCACAACTGGACGAATCTAAAACAGTAATAGAGATCGTAAAAGAAGGGGTAGCCGACGTAGTTGGAATTCTGGATGAGTACAATAAAATAAACGATATGTTTGGTCTTCCGGAGGTGTACGAGAATCCGGATAAGATGCAGGAATTGATGGATAAGCAGGCGAAATTGCAGGATCAGATAGATGCGTCTAATGCATGGGAACTGGACACCAAACTGGAGATCGCCATGGACGCACTTCGTACCCCTGAAGCCGATAAACCCATAAGTGTTTTGTCTGGAGGGGAACGACGACGAGTTGCCTTATGCAGGCTCTTACTTCAGGAACCGGATGTTCTGCTACTCGACGAGCCTACTAACCACCTGGACGCGGAAAGTGTACATTGGCTGGAACATCATTTGGCCCAATATAAAGGAACAGTGATAGCTGTAACTCACGACCGTTATTTTCTGGATAATGTCGCCGGCTGGATATTAGAATTGGACAGGGGAGAAGGAATTCCATGGAAAGGAAACTATTCTTCATGGCTTGAACAAAAATCGAAACGGCTTGAACAGGAGCAGAAGCAGGCGAGTAAGCGTCAAAAAACCTTAGAACGCGAGCTCGAATGGGTTAGAATGGCTCCCAAAGGAAGACAGGCAAAACAGAAAGCCCGTCTAAGTAATTATGAGAAGCTAGCCAGCGCAGATCAGAAACAACTGGACGAAAAACTGGAGATCTATATTCCCAATGGCCCCAGGCTGGGTACCAATGTTATCGAAGCGAAAGGAGTTTCGAAAGCATACGGTGACAAGCTGCTGTACGAGGATCTGAACTTTAAATTACCACAAGCGGGTATTGTGGGAATTATTGGCCCCAACGGCGCCGGTAAAACAACTATCTTCAAAATGATCATGGGGGAAGAAACCCCGGATAAAGGTACTTTCGAAGTAGGAGATACGGCCAAACTTGCCTATGTAGATCAGGCACATTCTAATATCGACCCCAATAAAACCATCTGGGAGAACTTTAGCGATAGCCAGGAACTAATCATGATGGGCGGACGACAGGTAAATTCCAGGGCCTATTTAAGCAGGTTCAATTTCAGCGGAAGCGAACAGAACAAAAAAGTGAGTATGCTTTCAGGTGGGGAGCGGAACAGGCTACACCTTGCCATGACCCTTAAGGAGGAAGGAAACGTACTTCTTTTGGACGAACCAACCAACGATCTTGACGTAAACACTTTGAGAGCACTGGAAGAAGGACTGGATAACTTCGCCGGGTGTGCTGTGATCATCTCTCACGATCGATGGTTCCTCGATAGAATTTGTACTCATATTCTGGCATTTGAAGGGAATAGCCAGGTGTATTTCTTCGAAGGAGGGTTTAGTGACTACGAAGAAAACAAGAAGAAACGATTAGGCGGAGATCTCCTTCCGAAAAGGATCAAGTACAAGAAACTCATTCGTTGA
- a CDS encoding HAD family hydrolase: MLSQIKAIAFDADDTLWVNEPFFRKAEKEFCELMKDYIDEERCNQFLFEIEMQNLPLYGYGIKPFTLSLIEAAIRFSGGKISIDGINTLIERGKEMLDQPIEILDGIPETLQKLNGDYRLVMATKGDLLDQERKLIKSGLEPYFHHIEIVSDKTEVQYSKLVKHLDVKPEEFLMVGNSVKSDILPVLNIGAHAFHIPFHTTWAHEVVKEPVDHPNYRRLNSASEMLLQLGIV, from the coding sequence ATGCTTAGCCAAATAAAAGCAATAGCCTTCGATGCCGATGATACCCTTTGGGTGAACGAACCTTTTTTCAGAAAGGCAGAAAAGGAGTTTTGTGAATTGATGAAAGATTATATCGATGAAGAACGATGTAATCAATTCTTGTTCGAAATTGAAATGCAGAATTTACCCCTTTATGGCTATGGCATTAAGCCCTTTACTCTTTCTTTGATAGAAGCCGCGATACGGTTTTCAGGTGGAAAAATTTCCATAGACGGGATCAATACCCTTATTGAACGCGGAAAGGAAATGCTGGACCAGCCCATCGAGATCCTCGACGGCATTCCGGAAACCTTACAGAAGCTCAATGGGGATTATCGCCTGGTGATGGCTACCAAGGGCGATTTACTCGATCAGGAAAGAAAGCTAATAAAATCGGGCCTTGAGCCTTATTTTCATCATATCGAGATCGTTTCAGACAAAACAGAAGTGCAATACAGCAAACTGGTAAAGCACCTCGATGTGAAGCCCGAAGAATTCCTTATGGTGGGAAATTCGGTGAAGAGCGATATTTTACCCGTGTTAAATATAGGGGCACATGCTTTCCATATTCCGTTTCATACTACCTGGGCTCACGAGGTAGTGAAAGAACCTGTGGACCATCCTAATTACAGACGTCTTAATTCGGCTTCGGAAATGTTATTGCAGCTGGGCATTGTTTAA
- a CDS encoding S9 family peptidase has protein sequence MKKAFLLFLILITTSATLQAQLQKKFEYLDVFQLEYTADPQISPDGNYIIYRRTGFDIMKDRAKGNLWLLSTDNRKIHHKLTSFEGNERQARWSPGGDKIAFVRSTDEGSEIFLYWTETGATAKLTQLEGSPSSLSWSPDGKQIAFTMKVDAKAPVIAKMPEKPKDAKWADAPRITDRLKHEADGSGYIKPGFTHIFTIPAEGGSPRQLTSWDRNHSGSLSWSPDGRRIFFSSNLNEDWEYDFRNSEIYAINTETLLYETYTDRPGPDNTPKVSPDGKWVASVGFADKVQTYQTRKIELMDIKGEGKRILSENLDRSAEDITWDSESKGLYFLYNDKGLTKLAYIDLKGKVTDIVDNVGGTTLGRPYSSGSFSVSNNGKIAYTISFPDRPADVAVIEKGQKQPKVLTSVNKDLLDYRMMGPVEEMWYKSSFDGRDLHGYLVYPPDFDKRKKYPLLVENHGGPILNYGPHFSAEMQLYAAAGYIVFYPNPRGSTSYGEEFGNLLYNNYPGEDYIDVMDGVDAVIQRGKVHPDQLYVTGGSAGGIMTAWIVGKTNRFRAAVVAKPVVNWISKTLVADNYYGYADSRYPGQPWENFEGYWKFSPLSLVGNIETPTMVMVGMDDLRTPPSEAKQLYHALKLRKIETVLVEIPDASHGIASRPSNLITKIAHTLAWFEKYKE, from the coding sequence ATGAAAAAAGCATTTCTGCTATTTTTAATACTAATTACAACTTCAGCCACACTTCAGGCACAATTGCAAAAGAAGTTCGAATATTTAGATGTTTTTCAACTGGAATATACCGCCGATCCTCAAATTTCTCCCGATGGGAATTACATAATCTACAGGCGTACCGGTTTCGATATCATGAAAGATCGCGCCAAAGGCAATTTATGGCTACTAAGCACAGATAACCGGAAAATACATCACAAGCTCACCAGTTTTGAAGGTAATGAACGCCAGGCCCGATGGTCGCCCGGAGGTGATAAAATAGCTTTTGTGAGAAGTACCGATGAGGGGAGTGAGATCTTTCTCTACTGGACCGAAACGGGAGCCACGGCAAAATTAACCCAATTGGAGGGCAGTCCATCCTCCCTTAGTTGGTCACCCGATGGCAAGCAGATCGCCTTTACAATGAAAGTAGATGCCAAAGCGCCTGTCATCGCCAAGATGCCGGAAAAGCCAAAGGACGCGAAATGGGCCGATGCCCCCAGGATCACCGATCGCCTGAAACATGAAGCAGATGGATCCGGTTATATAAAGCCCGGGTTTACCCATATTTTTACCATCCCGGCAGAGGGAGGATCACCAAGACAATTAACAAGTTGGGACAGAAATCACAGTGGGAGTTTGTCCTGGTCCCCAGATGGTCGCAGGATCTTCTTTTCCTCAAACCTCAATGAAGATTGGGAATATGATTTCAGAAACTCCGAGATTTATGCCATCAACACCGAAACGCTGCTGTATGAAACATATACAGATCGCCCTGGGCCGGATAATACGCCAAAAGTTTCTCCGGATGGAAAATGGGTAGCTTCTGTGGGCTTTGCCGATAAAGTTCAGACCTATCAAACAAGAAAGATCGAACTGATGGATATTAAAGGGGAGGGTAAAAGAATCCTCTCCGAAAATCTCGATAGAAGCGCCGAAGATATTACCTGGGATAGCGAAAGTAAAGGATTGTATTTCCTGTACAACGACAAAGGATTAACAAAATTAGCCTACATCGATCTTAAAGGAAAAGTAACGGACATTGTAGATAACGTGGGCGGGACAACCCTAGGTCGTCCGTATTCCAGCGGTAGTTTCTCTGTGTCAAACAACGGAAAGATTGCCTATACCATCTCGTTTCCAGACAGACCTGCAGATGTAGCTGTAATTGAGAAAGGGCAAAAACAACCTAAAGTGCTTACTTCGGTCAATAAAGACTTACTCGACTATCGAATGATGGGGCCGGTGGAAGAAATGTGGTATAAATCCTCCTTCGATGGAAGAGATCTACATGGGTATTTAGTGTATCCTCCCGATTTCGATAAGCGTAAAAAATATCCGCTGCTCGTTGAGAATCACGGTGGTCCAATTTTAAATTACGGACCCCATTTTTCGGCAGAAATGCAGCTTTATGCTGCTGCCGGATATATTGTATTTTACCCCAATCCCCGTGGAAGTACCAGCTATGGAGAAGAATTCGGGAACCTACTATACAATAATTATCCGGGTGAAGACTATATCGATGTGATGGACGGAGTGGATGCGGTGATTCAAAGAGGTAAGGTACATCCGGATCAATTGTATGTTACCGGTGGAAGTGCAGGCGGGATTATGACAGCCTGGATAGTTGGGAAGACCAATAGGTTTAGGGCTGCGGTTGTGGCTAAACCAGTGGTAAATTGGATAAGTAAAACTCTGGTTGCCGACAATTACTACGGTTATGCAGACTCTCGTTATCCGGGGCAACCCTGGGAAAATTTTGAGGGGTACTGGAAATTTTCACCCCTTTCTCTGGTGGGGAATATAGAAACACCTACTATGGTGATGGTAGGTATGGACGATCTAAGAACTCCTCCCAGTGAAGCGAAGCAGTTATATCATGCTTTAAAGCTTCGGAAGATAGAGACCGTGCTGGTGGAAATACCAGATGCTTCCCATGGGATCGCATCGCGGCCAAGCAATCTTATAACCAAGATCGCACATACGCTGGCCTGGTTCGAAAAATATAAGGAATAA
- a CDS encoding GNAT family N-acetyltransferase: MNLQIIPYQKDYASDFYALNIEWLETYFYVEDFDREVLSNPEKYILGPGGYIFFAKEGEKVLGTVALMKHHSGFLELTKMAVLPDQRGKRIGQQLLQYCIDHAKELGEAKLILYSNTILENAIHIYRKFGFQEIEVEPNSPYKRSNIKMELNL; this comes from the coding sequence ATGAACCTCCAGATCATTCCGTATCAAAAAGACTATGCATCAGACTTTTACGCCTTGAATATCGAGTGGCTGGAAACTTATTTCTACGTTGAAGATTTCGATAGGGAAGTTCTAAGTAATCCGGAAAAATATATCCTGGGGCCCGGTGGATACATCTTTTTCGCCAAGGAAGGTGAAAAGGTACTGGGAACAGTCGCCTTAATGAAGCATCATAGCGGCTTTCTCGAACTAACCAAAATGGCTGTTTTACCCGATCAGCGAGGAAAGAGAATAGGGCAACAATTACTACAATACTGTATTGATCACGCTAAAGAACTTGGGGAAGCAAAGCTTATACTCTATTCCAATACGATATTGGAAAACGCCATTCATATATACCGTAAGTTTGGTTTTCAAGAAATTGAAGTAGAACCTAACAGCCCATACAAACGAAGTAATATAAAGATGGAATTGAACTTATAA